The proteins below are encoded in one region of Acidobacteriota bacterium:
- the rpsF gene encoding 30S ribosomal protein S6, with translation MSETRQYEVVYVVSPEITEEGVTELHERIAEIVGQLGGNIDKTDNWGRRRLAYEIDRHREGTYVIELVTGPGTLVTELDRRLRVMEQLLRHLIVRVDEDLRKAGRAREQRQSREQRRHARRAAAGLGAPAAAAPAAAAGAPAP, from the coding sequence CGAGACGCGACAGTACGAGGTTGTGTACGTCGTCAGCCCGGAGATTACCGAGGAGGGGGTCACCGAGCTGCACGAACGGATTGCCGAGATCGTCGGGCAGTTGGGCGGCAACATCGACAAGACCGACAACTGGGGACGCCGGCGACTGGCGTACGAGATCGACCGCCACCGCGAGGGGACCTACGTCATCGAGTTGGTCACCGGTCCGGGCACGCTGGTGACCGAGCTGGACCGGCGCCTGCGGGTGATGGAGCAGCTTCTGCGGCATCTCATCGTGCGCGTGGACGAGGACCTGCGGAAGGCGGGGCGCGCCCGCGAGCAGCGGCAGAGCCGCGAGCAGCGGCGTCACGCGCGGCGGGCGGCGGCGGGTCTCGGTGCGCCGGCTGCCGCGGCGCCCGCGGCGGCGGCCGGCGCCCCCGCGCCGTAG